A window of Pirellula sp. SH-Sr6A contains these coding sequences:
- a CDS encoding TetR/AcrR family transcriptional regulator, which yields MQTGERLTDRKRVDILSAAVSCFSEMGFDNTSMDLIAQQAGVSKRTVYNHFPSKDRLFEAIVSQLKDHAARAVPLCYRSDETLERQLEPFCLGVIEFHCHPDSRVLGRILISRFIRNPQLGHEMFGNTKIFENLLVQWIQSAQKDKRILEGDANFASKQLLMLVEGFCVWPQLILNATNPSKPQKKKIANAAVKMFLQTYRAPSR from the coding sequence ATGCAAACCGGTGAACGGCTAACCGACCGTAAGCGAGTCGATATCCTCTCCGCCGCCGTATCCTGTTTCTCTGAAATGGGTTTCGACAACACCAGTATGGATTTGATCGCGCAGCAGGCCGGAGTTTCGAAGCGAACGGTTTACAACCATTTTCCCAGTAAAGATCGCCTCTTCGAGGCGATTGTGTCGCAACTCAAAGACCATGCCGCTCGCGCGGTCCCTCTTTGCTACCGGTCGGACGAAACGCTGGAACGGCAACTGGAGCCCTTTTGCCTCGGCGTGATCGAATTCCACTGTCATCCGGATTCGCGGGTTCTCGGAAGAATCCTCATTTCCCGGTTTATCCGTAATCCACAGCTCGGGCATGAAATGTTTGGCAATACAAAAATCTTCGAAAATCTCCTCGTCCAATGGATCCAATCGGCCCAAAAGGACAAGCGTATTTTGGAAGGCGATGCGAACTTTGCTTCCAAACAACTACTGATGCTCGTAGAAGGATTCTGTGTTTGGCCCCAGCTCATCCTCAATGCAACAAACCCGTCCAAGCCGCAAAAGAAGAAAATCGCGAACGCCGCTGTCAAGATGTTTCTTCAGACCTACCGCGCACCATCCCGATAG
- a CDS encoding TIGR00730 family Rossman fold protein: protein MRTIPIPTGDVSEPPDNSAKQFAEERRFLQGPSSRRAELFRSLKIFREIIRGFRYLHFVGPCVTVFGSARFPENHRFYTQAREIGAELARAGFTVMTGGGPGIMEAANRGAKDVQGRSVGCNIVLPHEQNPNPYLDLFVEFDYFFVRKLMLAKYSYAFVACPGGFGTLDELFEIATLVQTTKVKAFPIILAGVEYWTPMLDFLRQTMLANGTIDAADIDRFIITDSAQEIAERISHSARTTFGLQHGVPRPRWWLGETDPIAYARKLKPIAVPKS, encoded by the coding sequence ATGCGTACGATCCCAATCCCCACGGGGGATGTTTCTGAGCCGCCCGATAACTCCGCCAAGCAATTTGCTGAGGAACGGCGATTTCTCCAAGGTCCCAGCAGCCGGCGCGCCGAGCTGTTTCGATCGTTGAAGATCTTTCGAGAGATCATTCGCGGTTTTCGCTATCTCCACTTCGTAGGTCCCTGCGTGACCGTCTTTGGCTCCGCTCGATTCCCGGAGAACCATCGCTTCTACACGCAGGCACGGGAGATTGGAGCCGAATTGGCGCGAGCTGGCTTCACGGTCATGACCGGAGGCGGGCCGGGAATCATGGAAGCAGCCAATCGCGGAGCTAAAGATGTGCAAGGCCGAAGTGTGGGATGCAATATCGTTCTCCCTCACGAACAAAACCCGAACCCCTACCTCGATCTCTTTGTCGAATTCGATTACTTCTTCGTTCGCAAACTGATGTTGGCGAAATACTCCTACGCGTTCGTCGCCTGTCCAGGTGGGTTTGGTACGCTCGATGAACTCTTTGAAATCGCCACGTTGGTGCAAACCACAAAAGTCAAAGCCTTTCCCATCATTCTCGCAGGCGTCGAGTACTGGACTCCGATGCTGGATTTCCTGAGACAGACGATGCTCGCCAATGGAACGATCGATGCAGCGGATATTGACCGATTTATCATTACCGACTCAGCCCAAGAGATCGCAGAACGCATCAGCCATTCCGCTCGGACTACGTTCGGTCTGCAACACGGAGTTCCGCGGCCTCGCTGGTGGCTGGGCGAAACCGACCCGATTGCTTACGCACGCAAATTGAAACCGATCGCTGTACCGAAGTCCTGA
- the pheT gene encoding phenylalanine--tRNA ligase subunit beta translates to MLVSWEWLSDYVDLTVDHDEMATRWALTGLNHESTELIEGVPVIDLEVTSNRGDCLGHIGIAREAAVLLSQTLRIPQPNPSESGSAVSEQLRITNQFPEGCPRYIGRLIRGVNVGPSPEWLQKRLRAIGVKSINNVVDATNYVMFECGQPLHAFDFAQIRGGHIIVRRAEPKETFVAIDHKTYSLDQDMVVIADSERPVALGGVMGGVDSEVTEQTVDVLLEAADFVPMAIRRTARKLKLHSPASHRYERRVDAEQLEWASKRCCELILKLAGGTLQLGSVDTGRPGRSVPEITLREERIAKVLGIEVPWTTSVDILKRLGCSVVQSESSGTAAVLPPSYRMDLTREIDLIEEVARIYGYDKIPEDAVVPMVASARRPKDTMMQTVRNVCCGFGFSEAMTPSLISKSPASSISPWTEIAPLATVVPLLEGASQLRRSLVPSLIGSRLHNQQQSNKDVHLFETSNVYLPVTAGLPKEQFHLGVLGGVDLREVVGLFEEVIGRVCGWDLFEKQIQKEVVSWPFLQAESGVQWTLDGHALAWAGIVSRSIADGMKLDAAVGVGELNLDRLLTRAREVPRLQGIVPFPAVDRDLNLIVDEPLRWLELEQAVRHAAGPLCVGIAFQEVYRDTKKDGEGKKRILFSLQLQSATETLTSSQADEVIQQVVSRCKEQFGASLLA, encoded by the coding sequence ATGCTGGTATCTTGGGAATGGTTGTCGGACTACGTCGATCTCACCGTGGATCATGATGAGATGGCGACGCGATGGGCATTGACCGGATTGAATCACGAGAGCACCGAGTTGATCGAAGGTGTTCCAGTGATCGACTTAGAGGTAACGAGCAATCGCGGTGACTGTCTCGGGCACATTGGAATCGCCAGGGAAGCCGCCGTGCTCCTGTCGCAAACGCTCCGGATCCCCCAACCCAACCCCTCGGAGAGTGGCTCCGCGGTCTCGGAACAATTGCGTATTACCAACCAATTCCCCGAGGGATGTCCACGCTACATCGGTCGATTGATACGCGGAGTGAATGTTGGTCCTAGTCCTGAATGGTTGCAAAAGCGACTGCGCGCCATCGGTGTCAAATCGATCAACAACGTTGTCGACGCGACCAACTACGTGATGTTTGAATGCGGCCAGCCTCTGCACGCCTTCGACTTCGCACAGATTCGGGGCGGCCATATCATCGTTCGCAGAGCAGAGCCCAAAGAGACCTTTGTGGCAATCGATCACAAAACCTATTCCCTCGACCAGGATATGGTCGTCATCGCCGATAGCGAACGACCGGTCGCCCTGGGGGGGGTGATGGGTGGCGTCGATAGCGAAGTCACCGAACAAACCGTAGATGTTTTGCTCGAAGCAGCCGATTTCGTTCCGATGGCTATTCGGCGAACGGCTCGCAAACTCAAGCTTCACTCGCCCGCCTCCCATCGATACGAGCGACGCGTCGACGCAGAGCAACTCGAATGGGCTTCGAAGCGTTGCTGCGAGCTCATTCTGAAACTTGCAGGGGGAACGCTTCAATTGGGCTCGGTCGACACGGGTCGCCCGGGGCGCTCGGTTCCCGAGATAACTCTGCGAGAAGAGCGCATCGCGAAGGTTTTAGGGATTGAAGTACCGTGGACAACGTCGGTGGACATTCTCAAGCGATTGGGGTGTTCGGTCGTCCAAAGCGAGTCTTCGGGAACAGCCGCAGTATTGCCTCCTTCCTACCGAATGGATCTGACCCGCGAAATCGATTTGATCGAAGAGGTCGCCCGCATCTACGGCTACGACAAGATTCCGGAGGATGCGGTAGTACCGATGGTGGCCAGCGCTCGGAGGCCCAAGGACACGATGATGCAGACCGTTCGCAACGTTTGCTGCGGGTTTGGTTTTTCCGAGGCGATGACTCCGAGCTTGATATCCAAATCGCCCGCCTCCTCGATTTCGCCTTGGACGGAGATTGCTCCGCTGGCTACGGTCGTGCCATTGTTGGAGGGCGCCAGCCAACTTCGCCGATCGCTGGTTCCTAGTTTGATCGGTTCGAGACTCCACAACCAACAGCAGTCGAACAAGGACGTGCACCTTTTCGAAACCTCTAACGTTTACTTGCCAGTGACCGCGGGCCTGCCCAAGGAACAATTCCATTTGGGTGTACTCGGTGGAGTTGATTTACGGGAGGTGGTCGGTCTCTTTGAGGAGGTGATCGGGCGCGTCTGCGGTTGGGATCTGTTCGAAAAGCAGATTCAAAAGGAAGTGGTTTCGTGGCCGTTCCTCCAAGCTGAATCGGGGGTGCAGTGGACACTCGACGGACATGCGCTCGCCTGGGCAGGAATCGTATCGCGATCGATTGCGGACGGAATGAAGCTCGACGCGGCGGTAGGAGTGGGCGAGCTAAACCTGGATCGGCTTTTGACTCGGGCGCGGGAAGTTCCTCGGTTGCAGGGGATCGTTCCGTTCCCTGCCGTCGACCGAGACTTGAATCTGATCGTCGACGAGCCTTTGCGATGGCTCGAACTGGAACAAGCCGTTCGACATGCAGCAGGCCCCTTATGTGTCGGAATTGCGTTCCAAGAGGTTTATCGCGACACGAAGAAAGATGGCGAAGGGAAGAAGCGGATTCTGTTTAGCCTCCAGCTGCAGAGCGCGACGGAAACGCTGACCAGTTCCCAAGCCGATGAAGTAATCCAGCAGGTTGTGAGCCGATGCAAGGAACAGTTTGGCGCCTCGCTCCTAGCATAA
- the pheS gene encoding phenylalanine--tRNA ligase subunit alpha, with protein MSLSRFLAALDELVEDATRSLASVDSTETLEALRVKFVGAKNGALKSVQKLLASVEVPDKPAAGKRFNEVRDTIQAALDAAATGLGGNASTHPSGPKLDPTLPGLRPRLGQLHPITQTIEHLKEIMGRLGFSVTEGPEIEDTWHNFVALNIPEDHPARDPLDNFYLATANKQAASDHDAMLLRSQTSTVQIRVMESQPLPLRIISLGRVYRPDAPDATHFPMFHQMEGLWVDKHVTMAQLKSVLRLFATSYLGSDVNVRFRPSFFPFTEPSVEVDYWWNGQWIEFGGAGMVDPNVFAHLNIDPEQYSGFAFGLGVERLCMRRFGITDIRDLYRSDVRFLRQFAS; from the coding sequence ATGTCGTTGAGTCGTTTCTTGGCAGCCCTGGATGAATTGGTCGAGGATGCCACGCGAAGTCTTGCATCCGTTGACAGCACGGAGACGTTAGAAGCTCTGCGCGTGAAATTCGTCGGGGCAAAGAACGGCGCTCTCAAAAGCGTCCAAAAGCTATTGGCTTCTGTAGAAGTTCCCGACAAACCAGCCGCAGGGAAGCGATTCAATGAGGTTCGCGACACGATCCAAGCGGCACTGGATGCCGCTGCAACAGGGCTAGGTGGAAACGCCAGCACTCACCCTTCTGGCCCCAAATTGGACCCCACCCTACCAGGACTACGGCCTCGGTTGGGGCAATTGCACCCCATCACTCAGACGATTGAGCATCTCAAGGAGATTATGGGGCGACTGGGATTTTCGGTTACAGAAGGTCCCGAAATTGAAGACACATGGCACAACTTCGTCGCGCTTAATATCCCAGAAGATCACCCCGCTCGCGATCCGCTCGACAATTTCTATCTAGCGACCGCCAACAAACAAGCCGCTTCTGACCACGATGCGATGCTGCTTCGAAGCCAGACGAGCACCGTGCAGATCCGTGTTATGGAAAGCCAACCGCTTCCATTGCGAATCATTTCGTTGGGCCGGGTTTACCGTCCGGATGCGCCCGACGCTACCCACTTCCCCATGTTCCATCAAATGGAAGGGTTGTGGGTCGATAAGCATGTGACCATGGCGCAGCTCAAAAGCGTACTGAGGCTCTTTGCGACTAGCTATCTCGGTAGTGATGTCAATGTGCGGTTCCGACCCTCGTTCTTTCCCTTCACCGAGCCCAGCGTAGAAGTGGATTATTGGTGGAACGGGCAATGGATCGAATTCGGGGGAGCAGGGATGGTCGATCCGAATGTATTCGCTCATTTGAATATCGATCCCGAGCAGTACTCAGGTTTTGCCTTTGGACTGGGAGTGGAACGTCTCTGCATGCGACGTTTCGGCATTACCGACATTCGCGATTTATATCGAAGCGACGTCCGTTTCCTTCGTCAGTTCGCGTCGTAG
- the rplT gene encoding 50S ribosomal protein L20: MRTRKGSARRQAKRRLFQRAEGYVGGRRRLYRTAKETLYRAGKFAYRDRRRKRRDFRRLWIIRLNAAARMHDLRYSQLIDGLNKANIELDRKILSDMAIHDPAGFAVVVAAAKSALGIS; the protein is encoded by the coding sequence ATGAGAACAAGAAAAGGTTCTGCCCGTAGGCAGGCGAAGCGTCGTTTATTCCAGCGAGCAGAAGGGTACGTCGGCGGTCGCCGCAGGCTGTATCGTACTGCAAAGGAAACGCTCTACCGAGCTGGCAAGTTTGCGTACCGGGATCGCCGCCGCAAGCGCCGTGATTTCCGCCGACTTTGGATCATTCGATTGAATGCGGCGGCTCGGATGCACGATCTGCGATATAGTCAGCTGATCGACGGTCTGAACAAGGCGAATATTGAGCTGGATCGAAAGATTCTCTCCGATATGGCGATCCACGATCCAGCAGGTTTTGCTGTGGTCGTAGCGGCCGCTAAGAGCGCTCTCGGCATCAGCTAG
- the rpmI gene encoding 50S ribosomal protein L35, producing the protein MTKQKTHKSTRKRFRLSANGKAKHRKAGTSHLAISKSAKKIRQLRGTKVLEPQFEKAIQEALRGYSY; encoded by the coding sequence ATGACAAAACAAAAAACACACAAGTCCACACGCAAGCGATTCCGCCTTTCCGCCAATGGTAAGGCAAAGCACCGCAAGGCTGGAACCAGCCACTTGGCCATCAGCAAATCGGCCAAGAAAATCCGACAATTGCGAGGGACGAAGGTTCTCGAGCCTCAGTTCGAGAAGGCGATTCAGGAAGCGCTCCGCGGATACAGCTACTAG
- a CDS encoding carboxy terminal-processing peptidase translates to MRKQADWKARIFARATIAGLLVSGTCFSVPAISVAEELPRVAAVEEPPANTAMIVRMVKGLVENEHISHPQFNDEMSIRGFDLFLRNVDPLKMYFIQPDIDEFLVYRDKLDDLIRVNNVAFAYKVYKRYLTRLDEMMPYIHEQIDADHDFNVDETILADAKEIPWAANEAELKDRIRKTIKLNILSLKADDKTLEQARETLHKRYRTLYLAKSQTDVDELLEIYLTSLTNALDPHTTYMSPREQEDFGVHLKLEFTGIGATLRPDDGQTVVENIVTGGAADRDGRLKVGDHIVGVSQDESSPVVETSDMKLQDVVSLIRGPKGTRVRLHVKPGGTGATQIYEITRDLIKLEDEAARGEIIEHGMRPDGGKYRIGYINLPSFYLDMDAARRNVRNYRSTRRDLTNIINDFKQKGIDAIVLDLSKNGGGSLQEAIAVTGLFIERGPVVQVKSPGGDVESLDDTDSSMIWTGPLVVKISQMSASASEIFAGAIQDYDRGLIVGDPKTHGKGTVQTLRDLAQEWSIGGSKSYGGLKLTIQQFYLPNGKSTQLDGVASDVVLPSITAKLDISESDLDYPLPADKVAAKVHKHYKMTDPAMKVALQNAANDRVAKNPEFEKLLARIDSYVRQKEEKTISLKESDYMARRKELNSEKVEEEQIIAKEEKGKIFYKNFYNEEVLNVTQDYVEALRRNNKIVAK, encoded by the coding sequence ATGCGCAAGCAAGCGGATTGGAAGGCACGGATTTTTGCAAGGGCGACGATCGCTGGGTTGCTGGTCAGCGGGACTTGTTTTTCGGTCCCCGCGATATCCGTCGCGGAAGAATTGCCGAGAGTCGCCGCCGTGGAGGAACCGCCAGCGAACACGGCCATGATCGTTCGCATGGTAAAGGGATTGGTCGAGAACGAGCATATCTCCCACCCCCAATTCAATGACGAAATGTCGATTCGCGGTTTCGACTTGTTCCTCCGCAATGTCGATCCGCTCAAGATGTATTTCATCCAACCCGACATCGACGAGTTCTTGGTCTATCGCGACAAACTGGACGATTTGATCCGGGTCAACAATGTCGCATTTGCATACAAAGTCTACAAACGCTATCTGACTCGCCTCGATGAGATGATGCCTTACATCCACGAGCAGATCGATGCAGATCACGACTTCAACGTCGACGAAACGATTCTTGCCGATGCCAAAGAGATTCCTTGGGCGGCCAACGAAGCCGAACTGAAGGATCGTATTCGAAAAACAATCAAGCTGAACATCTTGTCCCTCAAAGCGGACGACAAGACGCTGGAGCAAGCTCGTGAGACGCTGCACAAACGCTATCGCACGCTGTACTTGGCCAAGTCGCAGACCGACGTCGATGAATTGTTGGAAATCTATCTGACCTCCCTCACCAATGCCTTGGATCCGCACACCACCTACATGTCGCCGCGCGAACAAGAGGACTTCGGGGTTCACTTGAAGCTCGAATTCACGGGCATCGGTGCAACCCTTCGTCCCGACGATGGACAGACGGTTGTCGAAAACATTGTTACGGGTGGGGCTGCGGACCGGGATGGACGGCTCAAGGTAGGGGATCATATCGTCGGCGTTTCGCAGGACGAGAGCTCGCCAGTTGTCGAAACATCGGACATGAAACTGCAAGACGTCGTCTCGCTGATTCGTGGCCCGAAAGGAACGCGCGTCCGCCTCCACGTGAAACCCGGCGGGACCGGCGCAACGCAAATTTATGAGATCACTCGCGACTTGATCAAACTCGAAGACGAGGCAGCGCGCGGCGAAATCATCGAACACGGTATGCGTCCCGATGGAGGGAAGTATCGGATCGGCTACATCAACCTCCCGAGCTTCTACCTCGATATGGATGCAGCTCGCCGAAATGTTCGGAACTATCGAAGCACGCGCCGCGACCTGACCAACATCATCAACGACTTCAAACAAAAAGGGATCGATGCCATCGTTCTCGATTTGAGCAAGAATGGTGGCGGATCTCTCCAAGAAGCCATCGCCGTGACCGGCCTGTTCATCGAACGGGGACCTGTTGTCCAAGTGAAGTCCCCTGGTGGCGATGTCGAATCGCTCGATGACACCGATAGCAGCATGATCTGGACGGGACCCCTCGTGGTAAAGATCAGCCAGATGAGTGCGAGCGCTAGCGAGATCTTTGCAGGAGCAATCCAGGACTACGATCGAGGATTGATCGTCGGTGATCCCAAGACGCATGGTAAAGGAACGGTTCAGACCCTCCGCGACCTCGCTCAAGAGTGGAGTATCGGTGGATCCAAATCCTACGGCGGCTTAAAACTGACTATCCAACAGTTTTATCTCCCCAACGGAAAATCAACCCAACTCGATGGGGTTGCGTCCGATGTGGTTCTCCCCTCGATCACCGCCAAGCTCGACATTTCCGAATCGGACTTGGACTATCCGCTCCCGGCGGACAAAGTCGCCGCCAAGGTTCATAAGCACTACAAAATGACCGACCCGGCGATGAAGGTGGCGTTGCAAAATGCAGCCAACGATCGAGTCGCGAAGAACCCCGAGTTCGAAAAGCTTTTGGCTCGAATCGATTCCTACGTCCGCCAAAAAGAAGAAAAGACCATTTCCTTGAAAGAGTCGGATTACATGGCTCGACGCAAAGAACTGAACTCCGAAAAGGTGGAAGAGGAGCAGATCATTGCGAAGGAAGAGAAAGGGAAGATCTTCTATAAGAACTTCTATAACGAAGAAGTTCTGAACGTCACCCAAGATTATGTCGAAGCACTCCGTCGCAACAACAAAATCGTAGCGAAGTAG
- a CDS encoding PQQ-binding-like beta-propeller repeat protein, giving the protein MGVLLLVPVARWSLEEIDHQYANIATALLIAVGVLALTIGILRRLPWVATIVYLVTVILAIALFSRYFEFRGFTGELVPTFRWRAQSIPSDREGLGQTGHDEAVERLKPWTTHARFTQFLGNDRSGKIQSPSIDLDWHAKGPTPLWRVQVADGWSGITVADGMVWTLLQDPAEEAVVCYELATGREKWRTRFPGRHTEPMGGTGPRSTPTWQDGKLWIQTAVGIAACLDASQGTIEWQKDLLREGFASQSESEQSIKWGRSGSPLLVQSSGQLLVIYPLGGKPDTDQSGSLIAMDASSGEVKWKGGAAQIAYGSPMLMKLAGVEQIVAIHEGIVAGHSVETGDVLWSSPWESHSNADACSSSPVDCSSDRILLGKGYAAGSKLIRIGKSQTDGPASWSAEDVWANHRILKTKLTNAIYHSDRLYGLSDGILECVEPETGKRIWRGGRYGQGQLLMVNNRLMVTSEDGRLILVEPDQGKELHAIDVLDGVTWNYPAVAGPFILMRNGSEMVCFFSPSEEGIQSKSVPP; this is encoded by the coding sequence ATGGGAGTTTTGCTTTTGGTGCCAGTCGCGAGATGGTCGCTCGAGGAAATCGATCATCAATATGCCAATATTGCAACCGCATTGTTGATCGCAGTGGGCGTGCTCGCTCTCACGATAGGAATCCTGAGGCGACTACCGTGGGTCGCAACAATCGTCTACTTGGTGACGGTGATTTTGGCCATCGCATTGTTTTCCCGTTACTTCGAGTTTCGAGGCTTTACCGGAGAGCTCGTCCCAACGTTCCGATGGCGTGCGCAGTCGATCCCGTCTGACCGGGAAGGCCTCGGACAGACGGGTCATGATGAAGCGGTCGAGCGTCTGAAGCCTTGGACGACGCACGCTCGATTCACCCAGTTTCTCGGTAATGATCGCAGCGGTAAAATCCAGTCACCTTCGATCGATTTGGATTGGCACGCGAAAGGGCCTACTCCTTTGTGGCGAGTCCAGGTGGCGGATGGCTGGTCGGGTATCACCGTTGCCGACGGGATGGTGTGGACCCTGCTTCAGGACCCAGCCGAGGAAGCCGTCGTTTGCTACGAGCTCGCAACAGGGCGGGAAAAGTGGCGAACCCGGTTTCCTGGACGGCATACGGAACCTATGGGTGGGACAGGTCCTCGCTCTACACCGACTTGGCAAGACGGTAAGCTTTGGATCCAAACCGCCGTTGGCATCGCGGCTTGCCTAGATGCGTCGCAGGGAACCATCGAGTGGCAAAAAGACTTGCTTCGAGAGGGGTTTGCCAGTCAATCTGAGTCGGAGCAATCCATCAAATGGGGACGCAGTGGTTCTCCGCTACTGGTGCAGTCTTCGGGGCAACTTTTGGTTATTTACCCGTTGGGTGGAAAGCCTGACACCGATCAGTCGGGTTCGCTCATCGCAATGGATGCCAGTTCGGGTGAAGTGAAGTGGAAAGGGGGAGCTGCTCAAATCGCATACGGTTCTCCCATGTTGATGAAACTCGCAGGGGTCGAACAGATCGTCGCGATTCACGAAGGCATCGTGGCTGGGCACTCCGTGGAGACGGGCGACGTTCTCTGGAGTTCACCCTGGGAGAGCCATTCCAATGCGGACGCCTGTTCGTCGTCGCCTGTCGATTGCTCATCGGATCGCATCCTGCTCGGAAAAGGCTACGCTGCAGGATCGAAATTGATTCGCATTGGCAAGTCGCAAACCGATGGCCCTGCTTCTTGGTCGGCCGAAGACGTTTGGGCGAATCATCGGATTTTGAAAACCAAATTGACCAATGCCATTTATCACTCCGACCGCTTGTACGGTTTGAGCGATGGCATACTCGAGTGCGTCGAACCAGAAACGGGCAAGAGAATTTGGCGAGGAGGTCGATATGGGCAAGGCCAGTTGCTGATGGTGAATAACAGGCTGATGGTGACTTCGGAGGATGGGCGGTTGATCCTCGTAGAACCCGATCAAGGCAAGGAATTGCATGCGATCGATGTGCTCGATGGAGTTACATGGAATTATCCGGCGGTCGCAGGTCCCTTTATTCTCATGCGCAATGGCTCTGAAATGGTTTGTTTCTTCTCTCCCTCGGAGGAGGGGATCCAATCGAAATCGGTGCCGCCATGA
- the ruvC gene encoding crossover junction endodeoxyribonuclease RuvC, with protein MSSTPPNARSGLRSETSYVLGIDPGLAVTGYGVILWTPGRPKLIEAGVIRVSRNQSMSKRLLELHCGISEVIESYPIVAVAIEQLYSHYARPRTAILMGHARGVLTLAAAQKGISVHSYEPTKVKKLLTGNGRAPKDQMQRAVQMQFQLKAPPDPPDVADALAIALCHYYAQGPMAEIITKSRKTK; from the coding sequence ATGAGTTCGACGCCACCGAATGCCAGGTCGGGACTGAGATCGGAGACGTCGTATGTGCTGGGTATCGATCCCGGGCTCGCAGTGACGGGTTATGGGGTCATCCTATGGACACCCGGTCGTCCAAAATTGATTGAGGCAGGTGTGATTCGTGTCTCACGAAATCAATCCATGTCCAAGCGGCTACTGGAGCTGCACTGCGGAATATCGGAGGTGATCGAGAGCTATCCAATCGTTGCGGTTGCGATCGAGCAGCTCTATTCGCATTACGCGCGGCCTCGGACGGCGATCCTCATGGGGCACGCTCGCGGAGTACTGACTCTCGCGGCAGCCCAGAAGGGTATTTCGGTCCATTCTTACGAACCGACCAAGGTCAAGAAGCTTTTGACGGGCAACGGCCGCGCCCCCAAAGATCAGATGCAGCGCGCGGTTCAGATGCAATTCCAATTGAAAGCTCCTCCGGATCCCCCTGACGTGGCAGATGCTCTCGCCATCGCTCTGTGCCATTACTATGCTCAAGGCCCCATGGCAGAGATCATCACCAAGAGCAGGAAAACCAAGTGA
- the ruvA gene encoding Holliday junction branch migration protein RuvA encodes MITKITGQLLSLSNDTATLHIPPFEYEVSIPEYTRRHLQADLGKSISLHTLHYIDGNAAQGSRLTPKLVGFLTTIERDFFELFCSVDGVGAKKALRAMVRPVQDTAIMIEQQDAKGLSTLPGIGAATAEKIIATLRRKMPRFALLVRREMPNAEVQKPGVVDETFAALLVLGHGEADARRLIEQALATGQKFKDTETMIQAIYQRQANSQK; translated from the coding sequence GTGATCACGAAAATAACTGGCCAGCTGTTGAGCCTTTCTAACGACACCGCGACCCTTCACATTCCGCCATTCGAATACGAAGTCTCGATTCCCGAGTACACCCGCAGGCATTTGCAGGCCGACTTGGGGAAATCGATTTCCCTCCACACCTTGCATTACATCGATGGAAACGCAGCACAGGGGTCGCGTCTCACCCCGAAATTGGTCGGGTTTTTGACCACGATTGAACGCGACTTCTTTGAGCTCTTTTGTTCGGTCGATGGAGTTGGGGCAAAGAAAGCGCTTCGTGCCATGGTCCGTCCGGTGCAAGACACGGCGATCATGATTGAGCAGCAAGACGCCAAAGGGCTTTCCACTTTGCCCGGAATCGGAGCGGCGACGGCCGAGAAGATCATTGCGACCCTTCGTCGCAAAATGCCTCGCTTTGCACTTTTGGTCCGCCGAGAAATGCCCAACGCAGAGGTGCAAAAGCCCGGGGTTGTCGATGAAACGTTTGCCGCGTTGCTGGTGTTGGGACACGGTGAAGCCGATGCCCGTCGATTGATCGAACAAGCTCTCGCGACCGGTCAGAAATTCAAAGACACCGAGACCATGATACAAGCCATCTACCAACGCCAAGCAAACTCTCAGAAGTGA